The following coding sequences lie in one Arachis ipaensis cultivar K30076 chromosome B05, Araip1.1, whole genome shotgun sequence genomic window:
- the LOC107640320 gene encoding 2-hydroxyisoflavanone dehydratase has product MASSTANNSKEIAAEIPTVVRVYKDGTVERLRESPFVPPSLDDPQLTVSSKDTLISHEPSISARLYLPKHTHNNKLPILVYFHGGGFLFESAFSQSYHSHFNCFVSQVDVIVVSVEYRLAPEHPLPAAYHDCWASLQWVAAHYSSPNPPNKEPWLINHGDFSRVFLGGDSAGGNIVHNMLMRAGSETLPASVKVLGAFLSHPFFYGSQPIGSEQAIATPDYMLKVWNFVFPCAPGGIDCPMINPMADGAPTLAGLGCSKILICVAGKDKLRDRGIWYYDAVKNSGWLGELDLYEETQEDHVYHIHNPLSHAAFNPKGLFFLLSFGF; this is encoded by the coding sequence ATGGCTTCATCTACGGCCAACAACAGCAAAGAGATAGCCGCAGAGATTCCCACTGTGGTGAGGGTGTACAAGGATGGCACCGTGGAACGCCTCAGAGAATCCCCGTTCGTGCCACCCTCCCttgacgacccacaactcactgtCTCCTCCAAAGACACACTCATCTCACACGAACCCTCCATCTCCGCTCGCCTTTACCTTCCAAAACACACTCACAACAACAAACTCCCCATCTTGGTCTACTTCCATGGCGGTGGATTCTTATTTGAATCCGCTTTCTCTCAATCCTACCACTCTCACTTCAACTGCTTTGTCTCCCAAGTTGATGTCATAGTTGTCTCTGTAGAATACAGGCTCGCACCGGAACACCCTCTCCCAGCAGCATATCATGACTGTTGGGCTTCTCTTCAATGGGTTGCCGCTCATTATTCCTCTCCAAACCCACCCAACAAGGAGCCATGGTTGATCAACCACGGTGACTTCAGCAGAGTTTTCCTAGGAGGTGATAGCGCTGGCGGGAACATCGTTCACAACATGCTTATGCGTGCTGGCTCTGAGACTTTACCTGCTTCTGTCAAAGTGTTGGGTGCTTTTCTTTCCCATCCATTCTTCTATGGTTCACAACCAATCGGGTCAGAACAGGCTATTGCTACCCCTGACTACATGCTTAAAGTTTGGAACTTCGTGTTCCCTTGTGCCCCTGGTGGGATTGATTGCCCTATGATCAATCCAATGGCGGATGGGGCACCAACCTTGGCTGGACTTGGATGCTCTAAGATACTGATCTGTGTTGCCGGCAAAGACAAGTTAAGGGACAGAGGAATTTGGTACTACGATGCTGTCAAGAATAGTGGCTGGCTTGGAGAATTGGATCTTTACGAGGAGACTCAAGAGGACCATGTTTATCATATCCACAATCCTCTATCTCACGCTGCCTTCAATCCAAAGGGATTGTTTTTCCTGCTTAGTTttggtttttaa
- the LOC107643260 gene encoding 2-hydroxyisoflavanone dehydratase-like produces MASIEGTNSMKQIVLQIPTFLNVYNDGSTERLGNMPRAPPCLNDPETGVSSKDIVFSINPLLSARLYLPKLNANDQKVPILVYFHGGGFCRESAFSEHHHEYCNIVASQANVLIVSVEHRKAPEHYLPAAYEDCWAGLKWAATHAKATQNSHIISEPWLIDHGDFSKIFIGGDSSGGNIVHNVAMRAGVEPLPNGVKIIGAYMNHPYFCGSKPVGSEPIEGFEKSLPYMAWGIVYPDAPGGIDNPMVNPMAPGAPSLATLGCSKMFISVAGDDVSFRDRTVLYYEAVRASGWKGQVQLFEEKGEQHVYYMFHPHTDKGKRLIKHVTDFLRQ; encoded by the coding sequence ATGGCATCCATAGAAGGCACCAACAGCATGAAGCAAATAGTTTTACAAATCCCAACGTTCCTAAATGTCTACAACGATGGTAGCACAGAACGCCTTGGAAACATGCCGAGGGCTCCACCATGTCTCAATGACCCTGAAACCGGTGTCTCCTCCAAAGACATTGTCTTCTCCATTAACCCCCTCCTCTCTGCTCGACTCTACCTTCCCAAACTGAACGCCAATGATCAGAAAGTCCCCATCTTGGTCTACTTTCACGGCGGCGGCTTCTGCCGTGAATCAGCCTTTTCAGAACATCACCATGAATATTGCAACATCGTAGCATCCCAAGCAAATGTTTTGATTGTCTCCGTGGAACACAGAAAGGCCCCAGAGCATTATCTCCCTGCAGCGTACGAGGATTGCTGGGCTGGTCTCAAATGGGCTGCAACTCATGCCAAGGCCACCCAAAACAGCCACATTATCAGTGAACCATGGCTCATCGACCACGGGGATTTCAGCAAGATCTTCATAGGGGGTGATAGCAGCGGTGGAAACATTGTCCACAACGTTGCCATGCGTGCCGGTGTTGAGCCTTTACCTAACGGTGTCAAAATCATTGGTGCATATATGAACCACCCTTACTTTTGTGGTTCGAAGCCAGTTGGGTCGGAACCAATTGAAGGGTTCGAGAAAAGTTTGCCGTATATGGCATGGGGTATTGTGTACCCTGATGCTCCTGGTGGGATCGACAACCCCATGGTGAATCCAATGGCTCCTGGGGCACCCAGCTTGGCTACCCTTGGTTGCTCCAAGATGTTCATTTCGGTTGCCGGCGATGATGTATCGTTTAGGGATAGAACTGTTTTGTATTACGAGGCCGTCAGGGCCAGTGGCTGGAAAGGGCAAGTGCAATTGTTCGAAGAGAAAGGAGAGCAACATGTTTATTACATGTTCCATCCCCACACTGACAAAGGCAAGAGATTGATCAAGCATGTTACTGATTTTCTTAGACAATGA